The following is a genomic window from Hypomesus transpacificus isolate Combined female chromosome 14, fHypTra1, whole genome shotgun sequence.
CCGTTTTACATCAGTATGCCATTTAATGGTAGATCTGATAAGCGACACCATGAATAATCCGCTCTACATCATGTATCTTTTGGCAGGCAAGCCAATATGCTTTTCTCGCCCTTTCTTAGGAGAATATCTGATCTTAAAGTTCCATTTTACAAATAGTGCCTACTAGCTGAAGTAGatacaaaataaagaaaatgctTGCTTGTTGAGTAGTTTTGAAATTTTATTTTCCTGAATATAGCACAAAACTCTAAAGAATCAATCTTAAAGTTGGGAGGGGCCATTTATACCTCCAGCTGTGCTTAATATTTATGAAGTCAAAGCATCTAGAACCAAAAGATTGTTTGCTACCCAATGTCCTTCTCTTCACCTTTTGTCCCTGTTTTTAAGAATCAGCTTTATTTGACAAAAAAGTCTGCACAACTTTGTGCAAAGGAATTTACCATGGAATTTACTATTTTTCAGCCGTTGCAGCATCTGCACCCAGAAAATCATTGGGGGCTTCCAGTTCAGCCAATGCATCAAGCAGTGCTCAAGCAGGCACCCCTTGTAAGTTGGTCTCCCTACTGCCCAGCTGTGCTAAACTGAATCTTCTGTGAGGTGGACCATGCACAATAGCACACTACGCTTCAGCAAACACCTTATTATTACTTATTAGTGCATGACGATTTTTTTTAGTTTTACAAaaagtatatatgtgtgtttataaCAAGTAATTGTTATTACATTAATGCTTTGCAGCTAAGGGAAAATATGCAGGTGGAAATCCTGTGTGTCCCCGGCCTACCCCAACTTGGCAGAAGGGTATCGGGGATTTCTTTGGGGGTCCAGGCAGGAAACCTGAAAAGGAAAACCAGCTTCCTGTcatggaggatgaggaagaggcaggaggcagtGGGGTATCAAAGGCACCCAGGAAGTATGTTAGTGCACACACCGAGTTATGGGTGTTCCCACTCCTAACGATTCTGCAGAATCGATTTTTAGTGTTCAGACATTTTACAATGTCACACAGATCATCATAATAATACGTTTGCTATTTGGAATCAATGATTTCACACATACCCCATTGTGATGTATTCTTTTTTCAGATC
Proteins encoded in this region:
- the pclaf gene encoding PCNA-associated factor gives rise to the protein MVRTKADSVPGTYRKAVAASAPRKSLGASSSANASSSAQAGTPSKGKYAGGNPVCPRPTPTWQKGIGDFFGGPGRKPEKENQLPVMEDEEEAGGSGVSKAPRKSRQLPSDGEEDADE